Proteins encoded within one genomic window of Triticum aestivum cultivar Chinese Spring chromosome 2D, IWGSC CS RefSeq v2.1, whole genome shotgun sequence:
- the LOC123052415 gene encoding protein STRUBBELIG-RECEPTOR FAMILY 3 isoform X1, producing the protein MDARAAMRRSVRVAPPPLAARAAVLLLLLLSALPLSLTYTYEQDVFAINGLYTALGSPSLPGWVTNGGDPCVENWQGVGCAASNITSITLNGINLGGQLGNTLANFTSIITLELSNNIIGGTIPDNLPVTIQRFFLSGNQLSGSLPSTLSTLTLLTDMSLSSNHLSGEIPDVFSALTGLINLDFSSNNLTGPLPPSMGNLKALTTLHIQDNQISGTLDVLQDLPLKDLNIQNNLFSGPVPPKLFNVPNFQRDGNPFNTSIAPSPLPAAPAPSPSLSPSTGHVPSKEPTKSPDVTNGNPPASGKHTIWTVKFVGYILVGVVSAVVIVLMVMFCVSKHKERKSKKVFRKSKKDVYPKSKIGREPQRLGEPKIKEVPEIKEHLVKPTNTVGKAASNVVSNSSEELKVNASMKAPNVAYNTKEREATLYSPMRAAIPGVITKKQKEHVIDMEKSDDFVEEPLRLPQSVALRTEKGTVSPSVRTKKGRVPSLGKIDLRTTVKSFSVASLQQYTNSFSEENLIRDSRFGKVYLAELPDGEILEVLKIDIDNSRVPVDVFLELVVNISELSHPNILALVGYCAEFEQWLLVYEHCSKMTLHDELHYVDEPSNALSWNARLQVAVEAAKALQYLHDGRQPPLVHQNFEPSVVLLNSTLAVQISECGLASLSQLSGSLHALFHYEAPEVHESRSFSDRSDVYSFGVVMLELLTGREPYDSSRPRAEQHLVRWASTQLYDIDAITKMVDPLIRGQCSEKALSRFADVIGSCIQPEPEFRPPMSEVVQALTRMVSDATKASM; encoded by the exons ATGGACGCGCGTGCGGCGATGAGACGCTCGGTGCGCGTGGCGCCGCCGCCCCTGGCTGCTCGCGCCGccgttctgctgctgctgctgctttcggCGCTGCCGCTCTCGCTGACCTACACTTACGAGCAAGACG TGTTCGCGATAAATGGCCTGTACACGGCGCTGGGATCCCCGTCTTTGCCTGGATGGGTTACGAATGGCGGCGACCCCTGCGTCGAAAACTGGCAGGGCGTTGGATGCGCGGCATCCAATATCACCTCCAT AACTCTCAATGGTATAAATTTGGGTGGACAGCTGGGTAACACACTGGCGAATTTCACGTCGATAATCACCTT AGAACTTAGCAACAACATTATTGGTGGAACCATACCTGATAATCTACCGGTCACAATTCAGCGCTT TTTCCTCTCAGGAAACCAGCTAAGTGGGAGCCTTCCAAGTACATTGTCGACGCTTACACTTTTGACAGACAT GTCCCTCAGCAGCAATCATTTGTCTGGAGAGATACCAGATGTATTTTCAGCACTCACCGGACTTATAAATTT AGATTTTTCTTCCAACAACTTGACTGGCCCATTACCGCCTTCGATGGGAAACTTAAAAGCATTGACTACCCT GCATATTCAAGACAATCAAATATCCGGGACCCTGGATGTCCTTCAAGATCTCCCTCTGAAAGATTT GAATATACAGAATAATCTTTTCTCTGGTCCTGTGCCTCCGAAGTTATTCAATGTCCCAAACTTTCA GAGggatggcaacccatttaatactAGCATAGCTCCATCTCCACTGCCTGCTGCACCAGCACCATCTCCATCACTATCACCTTCAACAGGGCATGTCCCCTCAAAAGAACCTACAAAGTCGCCTGATGTGACAAATGGAAATCCTCCAGCATCAGGAAAACATACTATTTGGACAGTCAAATTCGTCGGATACATTCTTGTAGGGGTGGTATCAGCAGTGGTTATTGTGTTAATGGTAATGTTTTGTGTATCCAAGCACAAAGAAAGGAAGTCAAAGAAGGTATTTAGGAAGTCAAAGAAAGATGTGTATCCGAAAAGCAAGATAGGAAGGGAACCTCAGAGGCTTGGAGAGCCTAAAATCAAGGAAGTGCCGGAAATAAAGGAACATTTGGTAAAACCTACGAATACTGTAGGGAAAG CAGCTTCAAATGTGGTTTCTAATTCAAGTGAGGAGCTGAAAGTCAATGCATCAATGAAAG CTCCTAATGTTGCTTATAACACAAAGGAAAGGGAGGCTACATTATATTCACCGATGAGAG CAGCTATTCCTGGGGTGATCACGAAGAAACAAAAGGAACATGTTATTGATATGGAAAAATCTGATGATTTTGTGGAAGAACCACTGCGTCTTCCGCAGTCTGTTGCGCTGCGTACTGAAAAAGGCACTGTCAGTCCCAGTGTTCGTACTAAAAAGGGGAGAGTACCTTCACTTGGGAAGATAGATCTTAGAACTACTGTCAAGTCCTTCTCTGTTGCATCCCTTCAACAATATACCAACAGTTTCAGTGAAGAAAATTTGATAAGAGATAGCAGGTTTGGTAAAGTATATCTGGCAGAACTTCCTGATGGAGAG attttagaagttttgaagaTTGACATTGATAACTCAAGAGTACCAGTTGATGTCTTTCTAGAACTAGTTGTGAACATTTCAGAACTAAGTCATCCTAATATACTTGCGCTTGTGGGATACTGTGCGGAGTTTGAGCAGTGGCTACTTGTCTACGAGCATTGTAGTAAGATGACTCTACATGATGAACTCCATTATGTTGATGAACCCAGCAACGCATTGTCATGGAATGCCCGTCTCCAAGTTGCTGTGGAAGCAGCAAAGGCATTACA ATATCTTCATGATGGCCGTCAACCACCGCTTGTACATCAAAATTTTGAACCATCTGTTGTTCTCCTTAATAGCACTTTGGCAGTCCAAATTTCCGAGTGTGGACTTGCATCGTTGTCTCAG TTATCTGGCAGTTTGCATGCCTTATTCCATTATGAAGCCCCAGAAGTGCATGAATCCAGATCATTCAGTGATCGAAGCGACGTTTACAGCTTTGGTGTCGTTATGTTGGAACTTCTAACAGGACGTGAGCCTTATGACAG TTCCCGTCCACGTGCTGAGCAACATCTGGTGCGATGGGCCTCTACTCAGCTTTATGATATTGATGCCATAACAAAGATGGTAGATCCTTTGATTAGAGGACAATGTTCTGAAAAGGCTTTGTCGCGTTTTGCTGATGTCATTGGCAGCTGTATTCAG CCTGAGCCAGAATTCAGGCCACCAATGTCTGAAGTTGTCCAAGCCCTAACTCGTATGGTCAGCGACGCGACGAAGGCTTCTATGTAA
- the LOC123052415 gene encoding protein STRUBBELIG-RECEPTOR FAMILY 3 isoform X3, whose amino-acid sequence MDARAAMRRSVRVAPPPLAARAAVLLLLLLSALPLSLTYTYEQDVFAINGLYTALGSPSLPGWVTNGGDPCVENWQGVGCAASNITSITLNGINLGGQLGNTLANFTSIITLELSNNIIGGTIPDNLPVTIQRFFLSGNQLSGSLPSTLSTLTLLTDMSLSSNHLSGEIPDVFSALTGLINLDFSSNNLTGPLPPSMGNLKALTTLHIQDNQISGTLDVLQDLPLKDLNIQNNLFSGPVPPKLFNVPNFQRDGNPFNTSIAPSPLPAAPAPSPSLSPSTGHVPSKEPTKSPDVTNGNPPASGKHTIWTVKFVGYILVGVVSAVVIVLMVMFCVSKHKERKSKKVFRKSKKDVYPKSKIGREPQRLGEPKIKEVPEIKEHLVKPTNTVGKAASNVVSNSSEELKVNASMKAPNVAYNTKEREATLYSPMRAIPGVITKKQKEHVIDMEKSDDFVEEPLRLPQSVALRTEKGTVSPSVRTKKGRVPSLGKIDLRTTVKSFSVASLQQYTNSFSEENLIRDSRFGKVYLAELPDGEILEVLKIDIDNSRVPVDVFLELVVNISELSHPNILALVGYCAEFEQWLLVYEHCSKMTLHDELHYVDEPSNALSWNARLQVAVEAAKALQYLHDGRQPPLVHQNFEPSVVLLNSTLAVQISECGLASLSQLSGSLHALFHYEAPEVHESRSFSDRSDVYSFGVVMLELLTGREPYDSSRPRAEQHLVRWASTQLYDIDAITKMVDPLIRGQCSEKALSRFADVIGSCIQPEPEFRPPMSEVVQALTRMVSDATKASM is encoded by the exons ATGGACGCGCGTGCGGCGATGAGACGCTCGGTGCGCGTGGCGCCGCCGCCCCTGGCTGCTCGCGCCGccgttctgctgctgctgctgctttcggCGCTGCCGCTCTCGCTGACCTACACTTACGAGCAAGACG TGTTCGCGATAAATGGCCTGTACACGGCGCTGGGATCCCCGTCTTTGCCTGGATGGGTTACGAATGGCGGCGACCCCTGCGTCGAAAACTGGCAGGGCGTTGGATGCGCGGCATCCAATATCACCTCCAT AACTCTCAATGGTATAAATTTGGGTGGACAGCTGGGTAACACACTGGCGAATTTCACGTCGATAATCACCTT AGAACTTAGCAACAACATTATTGGTGGAACCATACCTGATAATCTACCGGTCACAATTCAGCGCTT TTTCCTCTCAGGAAACCAGCTAAGTGGGAGCCTTCCAAGTACATTGTCGACGCTTACACTTTTGACAGACAT GTCCCTCAGCAGCAATCATTTGTCTGGAGAGATACCAGATGTATTTTCAGCACTCACCGGACTTATAAATTT AGATTTTTCTTCCAACAACTTGACTGGCCCATTACCGCCTTCGATGGGAAACTTAAAAGCATTGACTACCCT GCATATTCAAGACAATCAAATATCCGGGACCCTGGATGTCCTTCAAGATCTCCCTCTGAAAGATTT GAATATACAGAATAATCTTTTCTCTGGTCCTGTGCCTCCGAAGTTATTCAATGTCCCAAACTTTCA GAGggatggcaacccatttaatactAGCATAGCTCCATCTCCACTGCCTGCTGCACCAGCACCATCTCCATCACTATCACCTTCAACAGGGCATGTCCCCTCAAAAGAACCTACAAAGTCGCCTGATGTGACAAATGGAAATCCTCCAGCATCAGGAAAACATACTATTTGGACAGTCAAATTCGTCGGATACATTCTTGTAGGGGTGGTATCAGCAGTGGTTATTGTGTTAATGGTAATGTTTTGTGTATCCAAGCACAAAGAAAGGAAGTCAAAGAAGGTATTTAGGAAGTCAAAGAAAGATGTGTATCCGAAAAGCAAGATAGGAAGGGAACCTCAGAGGCTTGGAGAGCCTAAAATCAAGGAAGTGCCGGAAATAAAGGAACATTTGGTAAAACCTACGAATACTGTAGGGAAAG CAGCTTCAAATGTGGTTTCTAATTCAAGTGAGGAGCTGAAAGTCAATGCATCAATGAAAG CTCCTAATGTTGCTTATAACACAAAGGAAAGGGAGGCTACATTATATTCACCGATGAGAG CTATTCCTGGGGTGATCACGAAGAAACAAAAGGAACATGTTATTGATATGGAAAAATCTGATGATTTTGTGGAAGAACCACTGCGTCTTCCGCAGTCTGTTGCGCTGCGTACTGAAAAAGGCACTGTCAGTCCCAGTGTTCGTACTAAAAAGGGGAGAGTACCTTCACTTGGGAAGATAGATCTTAGAACTACTGTCAAGTCCTTCTCTGTTGCATCCCTTCAACAATATACCAACAGTTTCAGTGAAGAAAATTTGATAAGAGATAGCAGGTTTGGTAAAGTATATCTGGCAGAACTTCCTGATGGAGAG attttagaagttttgaagaTTGACATTGATAACTCAAGAGTACCAGTTGATGTCTTTCTAGAACTAGTTGTGAACATTTCAGAACTAAGTCATCCTAATATACTTGCGCTTGTGGGATACTGTGCGGAGTTTGAGCAGTGGCTACTTGTCTACGAGCATTGTAGTAAGATGACTCTACATGATGAACTCCATTATGTTGATGAACCCAGCAACGCATTGTCATGGAATGCCCGTCTCCAAGTTGCTGTGGAAGCAGCAAAGGCATTACA ATATCTTCATGATGGCCGTCAACCACCGCTTGTACATCAAAATTTTGAACCATCTGTTGTTCTCCTTAATAGCACTTTGGCAGTCCAAATTTCCGAGTGTGGACTTGCATCGTTGTCTCAG TTATCTGGCAGTTTGCATGCCTTATTCCATTATGAAGCCCCAGAAGTGCATGAATCCAGATCATTCAGTGATCGAAGCGACGTTTACAGCTTTGGTGTCGTTATGTTGGAACTTCTAACAGGACGTGAGCCTTATGACAG TTCCCGTCCACGTGCTGAGCAACATCTGGTGCGATGGGCCTCTACTCAGCTTTATGATATTGATGCCATAACAAAGATGGTAGATCCTTTGATTAGAGGACAATGTTCTGAAAAGGCTTTGTCGCGTTTTGCTGATGTCATTGGCAGCTGTATTCAG CCTGAGCCAGAATTCAGGCCACCAATGTCTGAAGTTGTCCAAGCCCTAACTCGTATGGTCAGCGACGCGACGAAGGCTTCTATGTAA
- the LOC123052415 gene encoding protein STRUBBELIG-RECEPTOR FAMILY 3 isoform X4, with protein sequence MDARAAMRRSVRVAPPPLAARAAVLLLLLLSALPLSLTYTYEQDVFAINGLYTALGSPSLPGWVTNGGDPCVENWQGVGCAASNITSITLNGINLGGQLGNTLANFTSIITLELSNNIIGGTIPDNLPVTIQRFFLSGNQLSGSLPSTLSTLTLLTDMSLSSNHLSGEIPDVFSALTGLINLDFSSNNLTGPLPPSMGNLKALTTLHIQDNQISGTLDVLQDLPLKDLNIQNNLFSGPVPPKLFNVPNFQRDGNPFNTSIAPSPLPAAPAPSPSLSPSTGHVPSKEPTKSPDVTNGNPPASGKHTIWTVKFVGYILVGVVSAVVIVLMVMFCVSKHKERKSKKVFRKSKKDVYPKSKIGREPQRLGEPKIKEVPEIKEHLVKPTNTVGKASNVVSNSSEELKVNASMKAPNVAYNTKEREATLYSPMRAIPGVITKKQKEHVIDMEKSDDFVEEPLRLPQSVALRTEKGTVSPSVRTKKGRVPSLGKIDLRTTVKSFSVASLQQYTNSFSEENLIRDSRFGKVYLAELPDGEILEVLKIDIDNSRVPVDVFLELVVNISELSHPNILALVGYCAEFEQWLLVYEHCSKMTLHDELHYVDEPSNALSWNARLQVAVEAAKALQYLHDGRQPPLVHQNFEPSVVLLNSTLAVQISECGLASLSQLSGSLHALFHYEAPEVHESRSFSDRSDVYSFGVVMLELLTGREPYDSSRPRAEQHLVRWASTQLYDIDAITKMVDPLIRGQCSEKALSRFADVIGSCIQPEPEFRPPMSEVVQALTRMVSDATKASM encoded by the exons ATGGACGCGCGTGCGGCGATGAGACGCTCGGTGCGCGTGGCGCCGCCGCCCCTGGCTGCTCGCGCCGccgttctgctgctgctgctgctttcggCGCTGCCGCTCTCGCTGACCTACACTTACGAGCAAGACG TGTTCGCGATAAATGGCCTGTACACGGCGCTGGGATCCCCGTCTTTGCCTGGATGGGTTACGAATGGCGGCGACCCCTGCGTCGAAAACTGGCAGGGCGTTGGATGCGCGGCATCCAATATCACCTCCAT AACTCTCAATGGTATAAATTTGGGTGGACAGCTGGGTAACACACTGGCGAATTTCACGTCGATAATCACCTT AGAACTTAGCAACAACATTATTGGTGGAACCATACCTGATAATCTACCGGTCACAATTCAGCGCTT TTTCCTCTCAGGAAACCAGCTAAGTGGGAGCCTTCCAAGTACATTGTCGACGCTTACACTTTTGACAGACAT GTCCCTCAGCAGCAATCATTTGTCTGGAGAGATACCAGATGTATTTTCAGCACTCACCGGACTTATAAATTT AGATTTTTCTTCCAACAACTTGACTGGCCCATTACCGCCTTCGATGGGAAACTTAAAAGCATTGACTACCCT GCATATTCAAGACAATCAAATATCCGGGACCCTGGATGTCCTTCAAGATCTCCCTCTGAAAGATTT GAATATACAGAATAATCTTTTCTCTGGTCCTGTGCCTCCGAAGTTATTCAATGTCCCAAACTTTCA GAGggatggcaacccatttaatactAGCATAGCTCCATCTCCACTGCCTGCTGCACCAGCACCATCTCCATCACTATCACCTTCAACAGGGCATGTCCCCTCAAAAGAACCTACAAAGTCGCCTGATGTGACAAATGGAAATCCTCCAGCATCAGGAAAACATACTATTTGGACAGTCAAATTCGTCGGATACATTCTTGTAGGGGTGGTATCAGCAGTGGTTATTGTGTTAATGGTAATGTTTTGTGTATCCAAGCACAAAGAAAGGAAGTCAAAGAAGGTATTTAGGAAGTCAAAGAAAGATGTGTATCCGAAAAGCAAGATAGGAAGGGAACCTCAGAGGCTTGGAGAGCCTAAAATCAAGGAAGTGCCGGAAATAAAGGAACATTTGGTAAAACCTACGAATACTGTAGGGAAAG CTTCAAATGTGGTTTCTAATTCAAGTGAGGAGCTGAAAGTCAATGCATCAATGAAAG CTCCTAATGTTGCTTATAACACAAAGGAAAGGGAGGCTACATTATATTCACCGATGAGAG CTATTCCTGGGGTGATCACGAAGAAACAAAAGGAACATGTTATTGATATGGAAAAATCTGATGATTTTGTGGAAGAACCACTGCGTCTTCCGCAGTCTGTTGCGCTGCGTACTGAAAAAGGCACTGTCAGTCCCAGTGTTCGTACTAAAAAGGGGAGAGTACCTTCACTTGGGAAGATAGATCTTAGAACTACTGTCAAGTCCTTCTCTGTTGCATCCCTTCAACAATATACCAACAGTTTCAGTGAAGAAAATTTGATAAGAGATAGCAGGTTTGGTAAAGTATATCTGGCAGAACTTCCTGATGGAGAG attttagaagttttgaagaTTGACATTGATAACTCAAGAGTACCAGTTGATGTCTTTCTAGAACTAGTTGTGAACATTTCAGAACTAAGTCATCCTAATATACTTGCGCTTGTGGGATACTGTGCGGAGTTTGAGCAGTGGCTACTTGTCTACGAGCATTGTAGTAAGATGACTCTACATGATGAACTCCATTATGTTGATGAACCCAGCAACGCATTGTCATGGAATGCCCGTCTCCAAGTTGCTGTGGAAGCAGCAAAGGCATTACA ATATCTTCATGATGGCCGTCAACCACCGCTTGTACATCAAAATTTTGAACCATCTGTTGTTCTCCTTAATAGCACTTTGGCAGTCCAAATTTCCGAGTGTGGACTTGCATCGTTGTCTCAG TTATCTGGCAGTTTGCATGCCTTATTCCATTATGAAGCCCCAGAAGTGCATGAATCCAGATCATTCAGTGATCGAAGCGACGTTTACAGCTTTGGTGTCGTTATGTTGGAACTTCTAACAGGACGTGAGCCTTATGACAG TTCCCGTCCACGTGCTGAGCAACATCTGGTGCGATGGGCCTCTACTCAGCTTTATGATATTGATGCCATAACAAAGATGGTAGATCCTTTGATTAGAGGACAATGTTCTGAAAAGGCTTTGTCGCGTTTTGCTGATGTCATTGGCAGCTGTATTCAG CCTGAGCCAGAATTCAGGCCACCAATGTCTGAAGTTGTCCAAGCCCTAACTCGTATGGTCAGCGACGCGACGAAGGCTTCTATGTAA
- the LOC123052415 gene encoding protein STRUBBELIG-RECEPTOR FAMILY 3 isoform X2, whose protein sequence is MDARAAMRRSVRVAPPPLAARAAVLLLLLLSALPLSLTYTYEQDVFAINGLYTALGSPSLPGWVTNGGDPCVENWQGVGCAASNITSITLNGINLGGQLGNTLANFTSIITLELSNNIIGGTIPDNLPVTIQRFFLSGNQLSGSLPSTLSTLTLLTDMSLSSNHLSGEIPDVFSALTGLINLDFSSNNLTGPLPPSMGNLKALTTLHIQDNQISGTLDVLQDLPLKDLNIQNNLFSGPVPPKLFNVPNFQRDGNPFNTSIAPSPLPAAPAPSPSLSPSTGHVPSKEPTKSPDVTNGNPPASGKHTIWTVKFVGYILVGVVSAVVIVLMVMFCVSKHKERKSKKVFRKSKKDVYPKSKIGREPQRLGEPKIKEVPEIKEHLVKPTNTVGKASNVVSNSSEELKVNASMKAPNVAYNTKEREATLYSPMRAAIPGVITKKQKEHVIDMEKSDDFVEEPLRLPQSVALRTEKGTVSPSVRTKKGRVPSLGKIDLRTTVKSFSVASLQQYTNSFSEENLIRDSRFGKVYLAELPDGEILEVLKIDIDNSRVPVDVFLELVVNISELSHPNILALVGYCAEFEQWLLVYEHCSKMTLHDELHYVDEPSNALSWNARLQVAVEAAKALQYLHDGRQPPLVHQNFEPSVVLLNSTLAVQISECGLASLSQLSGSLHALFHYEAPEVHESRSFSDRSDVYSFGVVMLELLTGREPYDSSRPRAEQHLVRWASTQLYDIDAITKMVDPLIRGQCSEKALSRFADVIGSCIQPEPEFRPPMSEVVQALTRMVSDATKASM, encoded by the exons ATGGACGCGCGTGCGGCGATGAGACGCTCGGTGCGCGTGGCGCCGCCGCCCCTGGCTGCTCGCGCCGccgttctgctgctgctgctgctttcggCGCTGCCGCTCTCGCTGACCTACACTTACGAGCAAGACG TGTTCGCGATAAATGGCCTGTACACGGCGCTGGGATCCCCGTCTTTGCCTGGATGGGTTACGAATGGCGGCGACCCCTGCGTCGAAAACTGGCAGGGCGTTGGATGCGCGGCATCCAATATCACCTCCAT AACTCTCAATGGTATAAATTTGGGTGGACAGCTGGGTAACACACTGGCGAATTTCACGTCGATAATCACCTT AGAACTTAGCAACAACATTATTGGTGGAACCATACCTGATAATCTACCGGTCACAATTCAGCGCTT TTTCCTCTCAGGAAACCAGCTAAGTGGGAGCCTTCCAAGTACATTGTCGACGCTTACACTTTTGACAGACAT GTCCCTCAGCAGCAATCATTTGTCTGGAGAGATACCAGATGTATTTTCAGCACTCACCGGACTTATAAATTT AGATTTTTCTTCCAACAACTTGACTGGCCCATTACCGCCTTCGATGGGAAACTTAAAAGCATTGACTACCCT GCATATTCAAGACAATCAAATATCCGGGACCCTGGATGTCCTTCAAGATCTCCCTCTGAAAGATTT GAATATACAGAATAATCTTTTCTCTGGTCCTGTGCCTCCGAAGTTATTCAATGTCCCAAACTTTCA GAGggatggcaacccatttaatactAGCATAGCTCCATCTCCACTGCCTGCTGCACCAGCACCATCTCCATCACTATCACCTTCAACAGGGCATGTCCCCTCAAAAGAACCTACAAAGTCGCCTGATGTGACAAATGGAAATCCTCCAGCATCAGGAAAACATACTATTTGGACAGTCAAATTCGTCGGATACATTCTTGTAGGGGTGGTATCAGCAGTGGTTATTGTGTTAATGGTAATGTTTTGTGTATCCAAGCACAAAGAAAGGAAGTCAAAGAAGGTATTTAGGAAGTCAAAGAAAGATGTGTATCCGAAAAGCAAGATAGGAAGGGAACCTCAGAGGCTTGGAGAGCCTAAAATCAAGGAAGTGCCGGAAATAAAGGAACATTTGGTAAAACCTACGAATACTGTAGGGAAAG CTTCAAATGTGGTTTCTAATTCAAGTGAGGAGCTGAAAGTCAATGCATCAATGAAAG CTCCTAATGTTGCTTATAACACAAAGGAAAGGGAGGCTACATTATATTCACCGATGAGAG CAGCTATTCCTGGGGTGATCACGAAGAAACAAAAGGAACATGTTATTGATATGGAAAAATCTGATGATTTTGTGGAAGAACCACTGCGTCTTCCGCAGTCTGTTGCGCTGCGTACTGAAAAAGGCACTGTCAGTCCCAGTGTTCGTACTAAAAAGGGGAGAGTACCTTCACTTGGGAAGATAGATCTTAGAACTACTGTCAAGTCCTTCTCTGTTGCATCCCTTCAACAATATACCAACAGTTTCAGTGAAGAAAATTTGATAAGAGATAGCAGGTTTGGTAAAGTATATCTGGCAGAACTTCCTGATGGAGAG attttagaagttttgaagaTTGACATTGATAACTCAAGAGTACCAGTTGATGTCTTTCTAGAACTAGTTGTGAACATTTCAGAACTAAGTCATCCTAATATACTTGCGCTTGTGGGATACTGTGCGGAGTTTGAGCAGTGGCTACTTGTCTACGAGCATTGTAGTAAGATGACTCTACATGATGAACTCCATTATGTTGATGAACCCAGCAACGCATTGTCATGGAATGCCCGTCTCCAAGTTGCTGTGGAAGCAGCAAAGGCATTACA ATATCTTCATGATGGCCGTCAACCACCGCTTGTACATCAAAATTTTGAACCATCTGTTGTTCTCCTTAATAGCACTTTGGCAGTCCAAATTTCCGAGTGTGGACTTGCATCGTTGTCTCAG TTATCTGGCAGTTTGCATGCCTTATTCCATTATGAAGCCCCAGAAGTGCATGAATCCAGATCATTCAGTGATCGAAGCGACGTTTACAGCTTTGGTGTCGTTATGTTGGAACTTCTAACAGGACGTGAGCCTTATGACAG TTCCCGTCCACGTGCTGAGCAACATCTGGTGCGATGGGCCTCTACTCAGCTTTATGATATTGATGCCATAACAAAGATGGTAGATCCTTTGATTAGAGGACAATGTTCTGAAAAGGCTTTGTCGCGTTTTGCTGATGTCATTGGCAGCTGTATTCAG CCTGAGCCAGAATTCAGGCCACCAATGTCTGAAGTTGTCCAAGCCCTAACTCGTATGGTCAGCGACGCGACGAAGGCTTCTATGTAA